The Macaca thibetana thibetana isolate TM-01 chromosome 19, ASM2454274v1, whole genome shotgun sequence genome has a segment encoding these proteins:
- the QPCTL gene encoding glutaminyl-peptide cyclotransferase-like protein — MRSGGRGRPRLRLGERGVMEPLLPPKRRLLPRVRLLPLLLALAVGSAFYTIWSGWHRRTEELPLGRELRVPLIGSLPEARLRRVVGQLDPQRLWGTYLRPLLVVRTPGSPGNLQVRKFLEATLRSLTAGWHVELDPFTASTPLGPVDFGNVVATLDPGAARHLTLACHYDSKLFPPGSTPFVGATDSAVPCALLLELAQALDLELSRAKEQAAPVTLQLLFLDGEEALKEWGPKDSLYGSRHLAQLMESIPHSPGPTRIQAIELFMLLDLLGAPNPTFYSHFPRTVRWFHRLRSIEKRLHRLNLLQSHPQEVMYFQPGEPFGSVEDDHIPFLRRGVPVLHLISTPFPAVWHTPADTEANLHPPTVHNLSRILAVFLAEYLGL, encoded by the exons ATGCGTTCCGGGGGCCGCGGGCGGCCCCGCCTGCGGCTAGGGGAACGTGGCGTTATGGAGCCACTCTTGCCCCCGAAGCGCCGCCTGCTACCGCGGGTTCGGCTCTTGCCCCTGTTGCTGGCGCTGGCCGTGGGCTCGGCGTTCTACACCATTTGGAGCGGCTGGCACCGCAGGACTGAGGAGCTGCCGCTGGGCCGGGAGCTGCGG GTCCCGTTGATCGGAAGCCTTCCCGAAGCCCGGCTGCGGAGGGTGGTGGGACAACTGGACCCACAGCGTCTCTGGGGCACTTATCTGCGCCCCCTGCTGGTTGTGCGAACCCCAGGCAGCCCGGGAAATCTCCAAGTCAGAAAG TTCCTGGAGGCCACGCTGCGGTCCCTGACAGCAGGTTGGCACGTGGAGCTGGATCCCTTCACAGCCTCGACGCCCCTGGGGCCAGTGGACTTTGGCAATGTGGTGGCCACGCTGGACCCGGGGGCTGCCCGTCACCTCACCCTTGCCTGCCATTATGACTCGAAGCTCTTCCCACCCGGATCGACCCCGTTTGTAGGGGCCACGGACTCGGCTGTGCCCTGTGCCCTGCTGCTGGAGCTGGCCCAGGCACTCGACCTGGAGCTGAGCAGGGCCAAAGAACAG GCAGCCCCGGTGACCCTGCAACTGCTCTTCCTGGATGGTGAAGAGGCGCTGAAGGAGTGGGGACCCAAGGACTCCCTTTACGGTTCCCGGCACCTGGCCCAGCTCATGGAGTCTATACCTCATAGCCCCGGCCCCACCAGGATCCAGGCTATT GAGCTCTTTATGCTTCTTGATCTCCTGGGAGCCCCCAATCCCACCTTCTACAGCCACTTCCCTCGCACGGTCCGCTGGTTCCATCGGCTGAGAAGCATTG AGAAGCGTCTGCACCGTTTGAACCTGCTGCAGTCTCATCCCCAGGAAGTGATGTACTTCCAACCCGGGGAGCCCTTTGGCTCTGTGGAAGACGACCACATCCCCTTCCTCCGCAGAG GGGTCCCCGTGCTCCATCTCATCTCTACGCCCTTCCCTGCTGTCTGGCACACCCCTGCGGACACAGAGGCCAATCTCCACCCGCCCACGGTACACAACTTAAGCCGCATTCTGGCCGTGTTCCTGGCTGAATACCTGGGGCTCTAG